Genomic DNA from Equus caballus isolate H_3958 breed thoroughbred chromosome 10, TB-T2T, whole genome shotgun sequence:
TCCTTGTCTTCATGAGGGCTGGAGCCATAAGGGATCCATCTCAAAGCACAGTTATTTACGTAAGATAGaaggttcttttttctttgtttttttgagattggcgcctgagctgacatttgttgccaatcttcatttttttccttctccccagagccccccagtacatagttgtatattctagttgtaggtccttctggctctgctatgtgggatgccacctcagcatggcttgatgagcagtgccatgtctgcgcccaggatccgaaccagtgaaaccctaggccgccaaagtggagtgcacaaacccaaccactcggccccagggctggcccccaagatggaagtttctttttttggtgaggaagattgtccctgagctaacatctgtgccaatcttcccctattttgtatgtgggatgctgccacagcttggcttggtgagcggtgcatatgtccatgcccaggatttaaacctgcgaatcctgggccaccgaagcagagcacacgaacccaaccgctatgccaccgggccagccctggaagtttatttcttgctcacatttGTGGTAGTTGGTCCAAGACTGGAATGGTCATAGTTGGAGACCCTCATGCTCCTCCATAACTCCTCTTTGCACAGCTGCCATTCCCAAGGGTCACCTCATTGTCCAAAATGGCTGCTCAACTCCAGCCTTCACATCTGTGTCCAGGCAGCAGgatgagggaggaaagaaggggacAGGCATTCCCCTCTCTTTAAGGACCCTTCCTGGAAGTTGCATGCTTCTTTCACGTGTACCACATTGGCCAGAAGTTATTCCAGAGTCATACTGGGCTGCGAGGGAGGAGGGGATGTCTTTATTCCAGGCAGCTGTGTGTCTAGCAAAAACTGGAGGATCCTTTATTttcccagttcttttttttttttctttttttttgcagggaaagattcgccctgagctatcatctgttgccaatcttcctctttttttttttcctccccaaagccccagtgcatggttgtatatcctagttgcaagtccttctactTCTATGTGAGTCATtgccacaacatggcaactgacagacgggtggtgtggctcTGTGACCAGGAACTTTAACtgggccctcagggctggctccccagttcttttttaattgtggtaaaatacacatcacataaaatttactatcctttttttcctcccaaagccccagcacatagttgtctatcctcattgtaagtccttccagctcttctatgtgggacgccgccacagcacggcctgatgagcggtgtgcggGTCCACACCCAGCacctgaaccggtgaactcccGGCGGCTGAAggggagtgcgcgaacttaaccaccacgccaccgggccggcccctaaaatttactatcttaaccatttttatgtgtacacttcagtggtattaagcacattcacattgtcgtgcaaccatcaccactgtccatctccagaactcttgcaaaactgaaattctacgCCCATTAAACCCTGACTCCCCAGGCCCCGGCCCCCACCGTTCCATGTGAACTTGCCCactctaggaacctcatataaGAGGAATCTCACAGCAGTTGTCTTTTtgggactggcttatttcatttagcctgatgtcctcaaggctcatccacAGTGGAGCACGTGTCagggtttccttcctttttacggctgaataatattccatcgtatgtatGTACTgcattttgttcatccatccatctatagATGGACACTTGCGtcgcttccaccttttggccgtTGGGAATGATGCCGCTGTGAACGTGGTGGTACAGGTGTCTCTTCAAGCCCCCGCTTTCCGTTCTTTTCAGTCTATAACACCTGAGGACCCTCCGGCCTGGAAGACGGGCACAGGGGAATGGCCACCGTGTGTGCAGGGTTTCGGTGTGTATAGGGGGTCCTATAGCCCCATGGCCCACCCCGGGTACTACTGACCACAGGCTGGATCTGCAGCCTCTTGGGCGAGACGTCTTACTGTCAACACAAAGCAGGCCCCTCAGCACCCCGGTCCTGTCTCCGAGCCTTTGGTGTGCCTAGTTTGGGAAATAAAGAGACCTTAGACTCCACATCGCCAAAGCGAGTCCTCCCAACAGCTGGGTTTCCCCGTATCATATGTCTGTTTGCAGAACTCACACCCACACCGAACTTCCTCGTTCCCACCGTCCTCGGGAGCCCAAGGGGGCTGGTCACGCCCATGGTAgcgtggaggaaactgaggctccgagccAGGCCAGAGCCTGCGCCCATCATTCTTTCTTTGACTATTGATCGAGCGCCCACTCTGGGCCTAAGACCAGGGCTCCAGGGGTGACAAAACAGACAGAAGTGCTGCCCCCCGGGAGCTGGTGCCCAGAGACAGACAGGAACTAATAAGGAAACTGTATATTATGCTAGAAGGTGTTGAGGCCATGAAGACAAACACAAGTGGGTTTGGTAAGAGGGTGGAACGGTTTAAAgtaaggtggtcagggaaggcctgaAAAAGGGACATTTGATCAAAGAcctgaaaggaggaaagaaagggagccACGTGGGCGCCGGGGGAACCTCGGAGAGAGGACAGtccgtgcaaaggccctgggatgGGAGGGTATTGCCCTGTCGCACTGTGTGGGGCCTCGTGGGTCACAGTGAGCGCTTTGTCCTTTTACCCGAGTGGGAGGCAGCCACGGGAGGGCTCTGAGCAGCTGAACTCGGGTGTCCACAGCTTCCCTCTGGCTGCTTGTGGGGAACAGACAGGGGTCAAGGGCGGGGGGAGAAGGGAGGCGAGGGAGGAGGCTGCCGGGGTCGGCAGGACCAGGTGGGGGccgtggggtggggtgaggggaggcgggtgggctCGATGTGTATTTGAAGGTTGAGACGACAGGATGCGCTGACAGATGGAAAGTGGGTGTGAGTGACGAGGGACTCAGGGTGACCCCAAGGCTCCTGGCCTGAACAGCCGCAAGGATGGCGGTGCTATCACCTGAGATGAGAGACTGGGAGGGCAGCTTCAAGGGTGAAATGAGTCTCCGTTTGGGGTGAGCCCCAGCCTGAAGGGAGGTGCTGAGCGGGCAGGACGTCCCCTTGCTCCCACAGGCTATGGGTACACGACGCCGCTGACCGACGCAGGCAAGGCCTTTTCCATCGCCTTTGCGCTCCTGGGCGTGCCCATCACCATGCTGCTGCTGACCGCCTCGGCCCAGCGCCTGTCGCTGCTGCTGACCCACGCGCCCCTGTCCTGGCTGAGCACGCGATGGGGCTGGGACCGCCGGCGCGCAGCCCGCTGGCACCTGGTGGGCCTGCTGGGGGTCGTAGTGGCCCTCTGCTTCCTGGTGCCAGCTGCGGTCTTTGCCCACCTCGAGGAGACCTGGAGCTTCCTGGATGCCTTCTACTTCTGCTTCATCTCTTTGTCCACCATCGGCCTGGGGGACTACGTGCCCGGAGAGGCCCCTGGCCAGCCCCACCGGGCCCTCTACAAGGTGCTGGTCACAGGTGAGGGCAGTGGCTGCCTGGGGATGGGAGGGCGGGGGCACAGCCTGgctctggaggctctgagggggaCTGGCCCTGTCCCAGGGGGGAGTTGAAGGGCACGGCCCCACCCTGGGGGTCCTATAGCCCCATGGCCCACCCCGGGGGTCTGAGTCCTCCCATCGGCCCTCCGCCATCTCCACAGCCTACCTCTTCCTGGGCCTGGTGGCCATGGTGCTCCTGCTGCAAACCTTCCGCCACGTGTCCGACCTTCACGGCCTCACAGAGCTCATCCTGCTGCCCAGCGTGGACCCTGCCAGCATCAGGGAGGAGGATGACGATCGAGCGGACATTCTGGGCCCCCCACCTGAGCCGCGCCAGCAACTCATGGCCGGCTCCCACACCAACTATGCCTCCATCCCCAGGTAGCAGGGCCAGCTCCCAGGCTGGAGGGAGCTGGTCTGGAACATTCTAGAACATCCGCGAGCACATGCCGGTGTTCCTGAGGCATCGCCACCAACCGTCCGTCCTTTGTCTTATGTGTCCCGGCTCCCCCCGGCGCCAACACTGCCTTGTcctccctgccccttctctcATTGCCCCCTCTGTGCCTCCCTGGCTTCCTCACCATCTTCACGTCTGGTTCTTTTACTCACTCCATCAGCCTCTCTCTCCCAGCCACTTGTCACCTGCGTGTTGCACCCGGCTCTGGGCTTGGACCTCATTTCTGGCACTGGCTCGCTCACTACACCTCGGGCAAGTGACCGCCCCTCTCTGCACCTTGatctcctcatctgtcaagtggggaGAATATCGTCACTCATCCACAGCTCCCTCCTCCATGCCGGGCAGTGCTCGGGACACAGTACTGGTCGAGATGGCCTGACCCTGCTCCCGGGGGGGCTCACAGTCCAGGGAGGTAGACAGACCCGTCCCCACACAGTGACAGCCCAGAATGGGCAGGACCTCAGTAGGGGAGGCAGTGTGGTCAGGGCTGTGATGGAGGCAGCACAGGGAATCACCTAATCCCCCCtggaaggtcagggaaggcttcctggaggaagtgacaacTTGACTCAGCCTTGAAATATGAGGAGTAGTCGGGGGAGGAAAGTGTACTTGACATTTTCCTTAAGTGACTCCAGGAAGCCACACCCATGCGGAGAGCCCTGGTAGCCCCCAGTGctggaatcttcctcagccaccCAGCAGGAGGATGCCACAGGATCCCAGCCTGGACACCACGGTGACTGCTGTCCCCGCTCCCCTAGCGCCCTGTCCCAGCCCAGCTGCATCCCGCCTCCGCCCTCGGGCGGTCCCTTCCCCTCTGTTTCTCAGTTCCCTCCCCTGTGAAATGGCCGCAATAACAGTGCTGACTTCCAAAGAGGATGTAGGGACCCTGCTCTGTTGTCTGTGCCGCTGTCTTTGGCCAGGCCCTTCACATAGAAGGAAGATTATATCATTGCCCTGtttgcacagatgaggaaactgaggcacggggaggggagggcccTTGTCGTGGACTCAGAGCTAGGAGGGGACAGATTTTCCATTTACTCCCTGAGATATGCTCCCTCCCGAGACGGTAGGTCAGTGACAGCACTTCTGCCCAAGGCCGGTCCTGAGCTGTCACCTCGACCACGCCCTTGGGGGTGGCAGAAGGGCTGGGGCCTTTGGGCTGAGCCTGCCGAGTAAGTAGACAAGTAGAAAGGGCAGGGAGGGCGTCCCGGCAGAAGGGCCTGTGTGCACGGCCTGGGGGAGGAAAGCATGTGGACATCGGCTTCCTGCACAGTTTATGTGACTGGCGTGCAAgggagtgggggaaggagggtgtGGCGGTAAACACGGGCACAGCTTAGGTGTCCTCAAGTGACAAGCTTGGGAACTTGCCCTCTTTCTTGAGGGCACTAGAGAGCCATGGAAAGGCTTTGAGCAGGAGAGGGTCATGGCTGGGCTTGTGCCTTGGAAAAAGCCCCCTAGCTTCTCTGTGGACTTAGACCAGAGCGAGAGACCAAGGCTGGGTGTCCAGCGGAGGGTGGGGCGGGAACCAAGCAggaggccatggggctgggcagggccaaggggaggcggggggtggggggtggaggggtgctCCACAGGCCTTACAGACTTGGGAGGGACAAGGCCAGGGAAGGGCCCAAGGGATGGTCAGCTGCCCCTGAGATGGGGACCTGGGAGAAAGAACAGGTTTGAAGGGGAGACGCTGAGGCTAGTTTGGAACATGGTGGGTGTGAGGGACTAAAGAGACCCCCAGGGATGGGGCTCAGGGGATGGGGTTGGGGGGCGGTCGGGGCTGGAGACAGATGAGGGAACCGAGGCCATGATGGGGGTGTGGCAGCCCGGGGTGGGAGTGAAGAGAGAAGACCAGGCTTGAGAAATCAGCCGTAAGGAAAGGATCAGTAAGGAAAGATTTGGCTGCAGGGAACAAAGTCCTGACTGGCCCTGGCTGAAACAATGAGATAACTGTAGATTGCACATCCCCAGAGTTGGGCAGACCTCTGGTCATGACACAGTCCACAGCTCCAGGAAGGTCTTGTGGCCCCAGGGTTCCTCTCTCTCTACTCTGCCACTCTCAGCTGAAGGCTTGGCTCCCACACGGGTTCTCCTCACAGCCCCAAAGTGGCTGCCACAGGTCCGGGCATCACAACCAGCCATAATTTCTAGTGCAAGAAGACAGGGGCATCTCTTCCTGTGTCTCTTTGGAAACAAGGAAACCTtttcccaaagcctcccagcaGACTTCTCTTCCATCTCGTTGGCCAAAATTGGCTCACATGCCCGAACCAATCATTGGCTAGAGTGATGGAGCCACCATGATTAGCTTGGATTCCTCAAAATTCTCCCTGCCCCCGGGACTGAGGTTTCGGTTTGGAGGCTGGTGAATACTTGAGCAAAACTGGGCTTCTATTAGAAAGGCAGAAGGTCAGGAGAATGCTAAAAAGTCACACAAGATTGTTTTAATGCCAATGGTGGGAAACACATGGGATttaccaggtgccaggcactgttccaagccCTTGAtacataataatttatttttttaaaatctttctattttattttactttttttcctttttctccccaaagcccccgggtacatagttgtatattttagttgtgagtccttctagttgtggcatgtgggatgctgcctcagcatggtttgatgagcagtgccatgtccgcgcccaggactcgaaccaatgaaacactgggccgcctgcagcggagcgcgtgaactcaaccactcggccacggggccggcccccataataATTAATTTAACCCTCTCAGCAACTCCGAGTTAGGTACATTCTCTACATTACAGGTGAGGAaaggaggtccagagaggttaagtaacttatccaaggtcacacaggaagtgCAAAACTGGGATTTGAACAAGGTTTTGGTGGATCACCTTGTCCCACGGAGGCTCAGAAACATCCGCTGTCCAGCTCTTTCTCGGCCTCccagccttcctgcctcctccgTGCGCTCACTGTTGACCTTGCTGCTGAAGTCAGCGGCTGGGTGGGGAGGCAGTTGCTTCTCCCCTTCTCGAGGGTGGTCCTTGTGGGATCTGGCTTTTGCTCTTCACCACTTCTCCTTCCAAATTCCTCTAGAAAAAGAACCCAGGCCCTGTTCAGTTCAAgaccttaagaaaaaaatgtgcgTGCTACAAAATTGACAAAGTACGAAAGAGCGGAGAGTGGAGAGTCAGCATTTCTCTCGCACGCAGGCTGTGGTCACTGAGGTCTCCTTCCAGCCGTGGAGCAgcactgtatgtgtgtgtgtgtgtgtgtgtgtgtgtgtgtgtgtgtgtgtgtttcactttttcctttccctctacACAAGTGGTACCTAGTATGGTGAGGTGCTCAGTTACAGACTCTGGAGGCAAAGTTCCTGCTGTAAATCTCAACTCTGTGCCTCCCCAGCTCTGTGGCTCTGGGCAAGTGGgttcacctccctgggcctcagtttgctcatccgTGAAATGGGATGATAACAGCAGCTACCTCGTGGGCTTGTTAGAGAATTAAGCAACTTAATATCTGGAAAGCTCTTCGAACACTGTCTGGGCCCCAATAAACTGGTAGCTAATGACTATTATTCTCTTGTCTGCACCTTGCTTTATTGTatgttatatgtaaatatataatgttTCTATCCTTTTCCCAATACTATTCTCAGTTTTGCACCTTGCGTTTCTCACCAAGCCCGTGTAGTCCAGAGATTGTTCCAGAGACACACAGGTCTCAGATCCTTTTTGACGTCTGCAGAGCTTCCTCTAGGACCCGCGTGCCATAAACTATTTCCATGTCTGGTTAATGGACATACGTGGTTGCCAGTCTTCCGCTGCCATAAATGATGCTGCAAAGCGTACCTTGGGCCGTCAAGATGGAACGAAGCCTCCTGTCCCTGGAGGGGCTGTATTGCTGAGCGCGGGGTGCCAGGAGGAGACCCCAGGCTCTCTGACTCTGTGCAACGGCAAGGGCTCAGGTACGCAGCCGCTGATTCCCTCAGATGAAGTCACCCCTCCCTGACCTGTGGGCGCGGGCTGGGCAGCAGAGACTTCCATCCTCCGTTCATTTACATAGAACACCTATTCTGCGCTGTGTCCGACTGAGTTGGGGTCAACAGTGCCCAGGAAGCCCGTGATGCTGTGGAAACAGACCCGTTCCTAGACAGTCACGGCCTAGGGTGGTcgggggagaggtgggggctggtcctgtggcccaGACACGACCGAAGGAAGGAAAGCGGGCAGCCGGGGCGGCGTCACGCCAGAAGCTGGTAGAGCGCGTGCAGTCCGGGGCGGGGAGCGGGAGCTCGCCCCATCAGGGATGTCCACGCCGCCCCGTGTGGCTGGGCTGGGGCCTACAGAGAGAGCACGTGAGTCAGACAGGAAGGACGGCGGGGAGGAGGTTCGGCAGGGCTCTGCAAACCAGCTGAGCATGGTGTTTCCTCGAGGTCCTGGCGAGTCACGCAGGGGACGGGAGCGCTGGCTCCCAAGGGGTGGTCCCCAGACCGCCAACATCAGCATCAGCTGGAATCGCCAGCCAGCAATGCAAATCCTCGAGCCCCGCCTCAGACCCGCCGGAGCAAAAACTCGCGCGGAGCCGCAGCACCTGCTCCAACCAGTCCTCCTGGGAAAGCTCGGACGCCACGGGGTGGAGCCAGCCGCGCGGCTCATC
This window encodes:
- the KCNK6 gene encoding potassium channel subfamily K member 6, with protein sequence MVPSPHPFQPVGLLDPGALGSTLLVHTNTWRRGVPQFPGGGASFPRRPSPFPLLPLWGACGRGPSAPGTEAGRPAVGRRGPRQPGGRGLRGARAARAMRQGALLAGALAVYTAYLVLGALLVARLEGPHEARLRAELGAQREQLLRRSPCVAAPALDAFVERVLAAGRLGRAALANASGPANASDPAWDFASALFFASTLVTTVGYGYTTPLTDAGKAFSIAFALLGVPITMLLLTASAQRLSLLLTHAPLSWLSTRWGWDRRRAARWHLVGLLGVVVALCFLVPAAVFAHLEETWSFLDAFYFCFISLSTIGLGDYVPGEAPGQPHRALYKVLVTAYLFLGLVAMVLLLQTFRHVSDLHGLTELILLPSVDPASIREEDDDRADILGPPPEPRQQLMAGSHTNYASIPR